One Hordeum vulgare subsp. vulgare chromosome 4H, MorexV3_pseudomolecules_assembly, whole genome shotgun sequence DNA window includes the following coding sequences:
- the LOC123447397 gene encoding transcription factor TB1-like yields the protein MFPFYDSPSPMDLPLYQQLQLSPPSPKAPDHQSLLYYHSSPAFAADPFHHNYLCAGAGAGSGAGEATPPAAEIDDQSPSELLLMDQAPAPRPDGAGKAQGLHGGGGLDSAAARKDRHSKICTAGGMRDRRMRLSLDVARKFFALQDMLGFDKASKTVQWLLNTSKGAIKEVMTDEASSDCEEDGSSSLSVADGKHKQPGTEAGGGDHADGKKPAPRASKRAPANPKPQRKLASAHLIPDKESRTKARERARERTREKNRMRWVTLASTINIEPATTGMAAARLDELVTSPNNLINRSSSMNTPGAELEEGCSSSMPSEAIMAGFGNGGYGSIGNYYQHQLEQQWELGGVVFANSQHY from the coding sequence ATGTTTCCTTTCTATGATTCCCCAAGCCCCATGGACTTACCCCTTTACCAGCAGCTGCAGCTCAGCCCTCCCTCCCCAAAGGCGCCGGATCACCAATCCTTGCTCTACTACCATTCCTCCCCTGCATTCGCCGCCGACCCTTTCCACCACAACTACCTCTgtgccggtgccggtgccggTTCCGGTGCCGGTGAGGCCACGCCGCCAGCAGCCGAGATCGACGACCAGTCGCCGTCGGAGCTGCTTCTGATGGATCAGGCGCCGGCGCCCAGGCCAGACGGGGCTGGAAAGGCACAAGGCCTGCACGGCGGTGGAGGCCTCGACAGCGCGGCCGCTAGGAAAGACCGTCACAGCAAGATATGCACCGCCGGCGGGATGAGGGACCGGCGGATGCGGCTGTCCCTCGACGTCGCCCGCAAGTTCTTCGCGCTCCAGGACATGCTCGGCTTCGACAAGGCCAGCAAGACGGTGCAATGGCTCCTCAATACGTCAAAGGGCGCCATCAAGGAGGTCATGACTGACGAGGCGTCCTCCGACTGCGAGGAGGACGGCTCCAGCAGCCTCTCCGTCGCCGACGGCAAGCACAAGCAGCCAGGGACGGAGGCTGGAGGTGGTGATCACGCCGACGGGAAGAAGCCGGCGCCGAGGGCTTCCAAAAGGGCACCCGCCAACCCCAAGCCGCAAAGGAAATTGGCCAGTGCGCACCTGATCCCCGACAAGGAGTCGAGGACAAAGGCGAGGGAGAGGGCAAGGGAGCGGACGAGGGAGAAGAACCGGATGCGATGGGTGACGCTCGCGTCCACAATCAACATCGAGCCGGCAACCACCGGCATGGCGGCGGCGAGGCTGGACGAGTTGGTCACCAGccccaacaatttgatcaatcgcTCCTCGTCCATGAACACGCCAGGCGCTGAATTGGAGGAGGGGTGCTCGTCGTCCATGCCGAGCGAAGCGATCATGGCTGGCTTCGGCAATGGAGGGTACGGCAGCATCGGCAACTACTACCAGCACCAGCTGGAGCAGCAATGGGAGCTCGGTGGAGTGGTGTTTGCCAACTCCCAGCACTACTGA